In a single window of the Oryctolagus cuniculus chromosome 2, mOryCun1.1, whole genome shotgun sequence genome:
- the CBR4 gene encoding 3-oxoacyl-[acyl-carrier-protein] reductase isoform X1, which produces MNKVCAIFGGSRGIGRAVAQLMAPKGYRLALIARNLEAAKAAAAELGGDHLALSCDVAKEHDVQHTFEEMEKHLGQVNFLVNAAGINRDGLLVRTKTEDLVSQLHTNLLGSMLTCRAAMRTMIQQQGGSIVNVGSIIGLKGNSGQSVYSASKGGLVGFSRALAKEVARKKIRVNVVAPGFVRTDMTKDLKEEHLKKNIPLGRFGETIEVAHAIVFLLESPYITGHVLVVDGGLQLAI; this is translated from the exons ATGAACAAAGTCTGTGCGATTTTTGGGGGCTCGCGGGGCATTGGCAGGGCGGTGGCCCAGTTAATGGCCCCTAAGGGCTACCGACTGGCTCTCATCGCCAGAAATCTGGAAGCGGCTAAGGCCGCCGCCGCCGAGCTCGGCG GAGATCATTTGGCACTCAGCTGTGATGTGGCTAAAGAACATGATGTTCAACATACATTTGAAGAGATGGAGAAACACTTAGGTCAAGTGAATTTCCTGGTAAATGCAGCTGGTATTAACAG ggatggtCTTTTAGTGAGAACAAAAACTGAAGATCTGGTCTCTCAGCTTCATACCAACCTCTTGGGGTCCATGCTGACATGCAGAGCTGCCATGAGGACTATGATTCAGCAGCAGGGAGGGTCCATTGTCAACGTGG gaaGTATTATTGGCTTAAAAGGCAATTCTGGCCAGTCTGTTTACAGTGCCAGTAAAGGAGGATTAGTTGGATTTTCACGTGCTCTTGCCAAAGAAGTagcaagaaagaaaattagagtGAATGTAGTTGCACCAG GATTTGTTCGCACAGATATGACGAAAGACTTGAAAGAagagcatttaaagaaaaatattcctcTTGGGAGGTTTGGAGAAACTATTGAGGTGGCACATGCGATTGTATTTCTTTTAGAGTCGCCATATATTACAGGGCATGTTTTAGTAGTGGATGGGGGCTTACAACTTGCAATATAA
- the CBR4 gene encoding 3-oxoacyl-[acyl-carrier-protein] reductase isoform X3, with protein MLLAAHVHCNSDKREKVELFTSHPRTSMCGGQGDHLALSCDVAKEHDVQHTFEEMEKHLGQVNFLVNAAGINRDGLLVRTKTEDLVSQLHTNLLGSMLTCRAAMRTMIQQQGGSIVNVGSIIGLKGNSGQSVYSASKGGLVGFSRALAKEVARKKIRVNVVAPGFVRTDMTKDLKEEHLKKNIPLGRFGETIEVAHAIVFLLESPYITGHVLVVDGGLQLAI; from the exons ATGCTTCTTGCAGCTCATGTTCATTGCAATTCtgacaagagagagaaagtagagcTTTTTACTAGTCACCCCAGGACATCCATGTGCGGCGGACAAG GAGATCATTTGGCACTCAGCTGTGATGTGGCTAAAGAACATGATGTTCAACATACATTTGAAGAGATGGAGAAACACTTAGGTCAAGTGAATTTCCTGGTAAATGCAGCTGGTATTAACAG ggatggtCTTTTAGTGAGAACAAAAACTGAAGATCTGGTCTCTCAGCTTCATACCAACCTCTTGGGGTCCATGCTGACATGCAGAGCTGCCATGAGGACTATGATTCAGCAGCAGGGAGGGTCCATTGTCAACGTGG gaaGTATTATTGGCTTAAAAGGCAATTCTGGCCAGTCTGTTTACAGTGCCAGTAAAGGAGGATTAGTTGGATTTTCACGTGCTCTTGCCAAAGAAGTagcaagaaagaaaattagagtGAATGTAGTTGCACCAG GATTTGTTCGCACAGATATGACGAAAGACTTGAAAGAagagcatttaaagaaaaatattcctcTTGGGAGGTTTGGAGAAACTATTGAGGTGGCACATGCGATTGTATTTCTTTTAGAGTCGCCATATATTACAGGGCATGTTTTAGTAGTGGATGGGGGCTTACAACTTGCAATATAA
- the CBR4 gene encoding 3-oxoacyl-[acyl-carrier-protein] reductase isoform X4 — MNKVCAIFGGSRGIGRAVAQLMAPKGYRLALIARNLEAAKAAAAELGGDHLALSCDVAKEHDVQHTFEEMEKHLGQVNFLVNAAGINRDGLLVRTKTEDLVSQLHTNLLGSMLTCRAAMRTMIQQQGGSIVNVGFVRTDMTKDLKEEHLKKNIPLGRFGETIEVAHAIVFLLESPYITGHVLVVDGGLQLAI, encoded by the exons ATGAACAAAGTCTGTGCGATTTTTGGGGGCTCGCGGGGCATTGGCAGGGCGGTGGCCCAGTTAATGGCCCCTAAGGGCTACCGACTGGCTCTCATCGCCAGAAATCTGGAAGCGGCTAAGGCCGCCGCCGCCGAGCTCGGCG GAGATCATTTGGCACTCAGCTGTGATGTGGCTAAAGAACATGATGTTCAACATACATTTGAAGAGATGGAGAAACACTTAGGTCAAGTGAATTTCCTGGTAAATGCAGCTGGTATTAACAG ggatggtCTTTTAGTGAGAACAAAAACTGAAGATCTGGTCTCTCAGCTTCATACCAACCTCTTGGGGTCCATGCTGACATGCAGAGCTGCCATGAGGACTATGATTCAGCAGCAGGGAGGGTCCATTGTCAACGTGG GATTTGTTCGCACAGATATGACGAAAGACTTGAAAGAagagcatttaaagaaaaatattcctcTTGGGAGGTTTGGAGAAACTATTGAGGTGGCACATGCGATTGTATTTCTTTTAGAGTCGCCATATATTACAGGGCATGTTTTAGTAGTGGATGGGGGCTTACAACTTGCAATATAA